From the Candidatus Cloacimonadota bacterium genome, the window AACGATTATCAAATAGCGATTTATTTACTGACGAAACTTAAGTGGGTTTCCAGCTTGCTGCAATTATTTAATGGCTGTCGTTTTCCTGCACTTCAAAGTGGAGACAGCATAAGAGCTCATATCGTATTCAGCAGAAGATACACTGTATCCATGATCGGGAAGGCTCATTACCCCTTCTTCGTTTATCATTTTAAACCGAAGCTTAAACCACATATCCTCTTCAGACCGTATCACATAAGCAGCGATCAGGTTATTGTTTGAGTAAGCCGTAAGATATGGGTCCCATATTTGGGCATCGGAAGCCAAAATATTACTAGCTCTTGAAAATCAAATAATCTGCATTCTACCCCTAATATCTGCCCGAAAATATGACTATGCTGAGAAGGAGTTGATTTGTTTTTTGCATGGAAAAAAAGAATCTCGGGGGCATGTGTCAATCTTAATATACACCAGTTTTGGCACTTTAAAGTGCACCATTTATCATCTCAGTTGAAGTATTCCGACGGAGCTTTGGAGCGTGACAGAAAAGAGAGCTCACAAAAACCACTTATCCTCAATTTGCAATTTTCGGTGACTATTTAAGAGATGATAACTGAATTTGCGAATTAGGGATTGATGTTACTTAGATAAAGAGGAATGCCAAGCTTCATTTTTCTGTTGACAAAAATCCAGCTTCTTAGTTAATAGTTCTTTCAAGTTTGAGCGGGAATAGCTCAGTGGTAGAGCGCTACCTTGCCAAGGTAGATGTCGCGGGTTCGACCCCCGTTTCCCGCTCCATTTTGAGGCGACATAGCCAAGTGGTAAGGCAGAGGTCTGCAAAATCTCCATCCCCGGTTCAAATCCGGGTGTCGCCTCCAAGCTTTTTACTTTGAACCTGAGAAAGATATATATAGAGATCTCCAGGTATTTCTAATAAGTGCCGGAGTGGTGGAACAGGTAGACACAAGGGACTTAAAATCCCTCGGGTGCAAGCCCGTGCCGGTTCAAGTCCGGCCTCTGGTACCATTATTTCAGCGGGAATAGCTCAGTGGTAGAGCGCTACCTTGCCAAGGTAGATGTCGCGGGTTCGACCCCCGTTTCCCGCTCCATTTTTTTATGACGATAAAAGCAATAATATTCGATCTTGATGGCACTCTAATAGACTCAATGGGTTTATGGCGCCAGGTGGATGAGGAATTTCTTACATCCCGTGGAGTAGCTGTACCCGAAGACCTATTTGATAATCTTCCCCAAGGCAACAGTTTTATTCAAACCGCACAGTATTTTAGGGATCGCTTTGGCCTTGGCGAATCCGTAGAAGAGATAATGCAAATATGGACAAATCTGGTAGCAGAGCATTATAGTAATTCTATTCAACTAAAAGCCGGAGCAAAGCAGCTATTGGAATTGTTGTCGCAAGCCCATATACAGATAGGTCTTGCCACTAGTAATTCGTATGAGTTGGCACGGAAGGCACTCACTTTTAATGGTGTTTGGCAACATTTTGCTTGTGTCTCCAGTGGAGATATGGAGCTTAGGGGCAAGCCATTTCCCGATATATTTCTCAATTGCGCCCGCTTGCTTAAGCTAGAATCATCTCAGTGTGTTGCCATCGAAGATACTCTTAGCGGTGTACAGGCTGCCCAAGCTGCTGGAATGCATACTTTGGCCATTTATGATGAAGACAGCATTCGCCATCACGAACAGATTAGAACGGTAGCAGATGCGTTTTGCCAAAATTACAAAGAAGTATTACAAGAAATTCGAAAACTGAGAGTAGAGATATGAACTTATATATAGAGATTGGTGCATACGGTAGTGGTAAAAGCGAATATAGCATACACTTAGCGCGCAGTTTAAACAGCACAGGCACAAAGGTTTCCTTAGCCGATCTGGATGTTGTAAATCCCTATTTTAGAAGCCGCGATGTAAGAGCTGAATTTGCACTTGAGGGAATTGAAGTGATTGCCCCGGAAGGGCAGTTTTCCCATGCCGATTTACCGATGATCTCTCCTCGCATCCAAGGTGCAATAGAAGATTTATCCCGTATAGTTATTCTGGATGTGGGTGGTGATCCTGCGGGCTGCAGGACATTAGGCAGATTTTTGGATCCAATCACCAAACGCGGTTATCATATGCAGCTTGTTATAAATACGTCTCGTCCCTTTACAAGCAACCCAGATGAGATCAGCACAATGATCAATATGTTAGAATCTGCTTCCAAGCTTAAAGTAAGTGAGCTTATCTGCAATACAAATCTGATGGAATTCACAGATCAGGAATTGGTAGAGCACGGAATCGAGATGATAGCAGAAGTGGCAAAAGCTAAATCGCTAATATTCAATAAATACCTTGTTTTGGATGAGTATAGCAACAGAATCTCACAGGGATTAAAAGGGAAAGAGCGGATTGTGATGAACTATACGTTAAAAAAGCCTTGGGAACGGCTACTAATGAAAGGAATATAGTTCGTCTTCGAACCAAAAAGATAAACTAATCCGGCATTGGTTCTATGTTTTTTTCAAGGATATATCTGTCCATAAGCACATATCTCTTAGTGCCTTAGGGATATTGTGGGAATCTGCCGGTTTGTTGATATTGAGCATTAAAGCATAATCTGATAGATCAATAGGTGATTTGTGGAGGATTTTCTCTAATTTCCCGCTTGTTTGTTCAATGCTTTAGGCGATCATCAGCCATAGTTTATCCAGAGATACTCCCGTCTGCTACGAAGATCCTTACTTGAATCTTGGTTATGAGTGGCTTAATGTTATGAGGCAAGAGATAGCCATAGAATAACTTTGCACATCAGATATGCTTATCAGTTATAAAATAAGTCTCATAAAACTAAAGCTTTACAAAACAGCACTCATCAGAATTATGGCCAAATATTAAGAAAAAAGGATCTTACAAACTTGACTAAATTCACTGACATGACCCTTCCCGAGCCCATCTTAAGGGCGGCTCACAATCTTGGTTTTGAAAACCCTACTCCCATACAAGAAATTGTAATCCCATGGCTTATGGATAGTAACAGCGATTTAATTGCTGTGGCTCAAACTGGAACCGGAAAAACCGCTGCTTTTGGATTTCCACTCTTAAGTGCTACAGATATAGAAAAAAGCGAAGTACAGAGCATTATTTTGTGTCCTACTCGCGAGCTATGCCTTCAGATCACCAAAGATCTGGAATCTTACGCCAAATATATGACTAGAATTCGCATTGCTGCAATTTATGGAGGGGCTTCCATCATGCGCCAAAAAGACGCCCTTAGAACTGGTATTCACATTGTGGTAGGCACTCCCGGCAGAGTGAACGATATGATTCGTCAAGGAGCGTTGAAGTTGGAACATGTCTCTCGGCTAGTTCTGGACGAAGCGGATGAGATGCTGAATATGGGCTTCAAAGAAGAGCTTACTCAGATTATGAGCCACATACCGGCAGAGCGGCAAACCATGCTTTTTTCTGCCACAATGCCCAAAGAAGTGGAAAAACTCGCTTCTGCTTTTATGCAAGATCCCCATCGTTTGAGTGTGGGTAACGAACACAAGGGTGCAGAAAATATCCTACACTATTATTACAAGGTTCAAGCCAGAGATAAATATTTGGCACTTAAAAGAATAGCGGATATGAGTCCTAATATATATGGCATAGTGTTTTGTAAAACGCGTAAAGAGACACAGGAGATTGCCGATAAACTTCAACATGATGGATATAATGCCGATGCTTTGCATGGTGATCTTTCTCAAGGTCAGCGTGAATTGGTGATGAGCCGTTTTCGCAGCCGATTTGTTCCCTTACTAATAGCTACAGATGTTGCAGCCAGGGGCTTAGACGTTGATGATCTTACTCATATCATCAATTTTCAAGTTCCTCTAGATCCCGATATTTATATCCATCGCTCTGGCAGAACAGGACGAGCAGGTAAAAGCGGAGTATCAATAACTATCATGCACAACAAAGAGATTAGTGCCTTGAGAGCTGTAGAAAAACGTTTGGGACACCCCATAGTATGGCAAAAAGTGCCAGGGGGACGCGAGATCTGCGAAAAACAGCTGTTTCATTTCATAGATGGCGTGGAACGGGTTGAGATTAACCAGGATGAGATGGAATCCTTCATGGGCAACGTCTTTAAAAAGCTTAGCTGGATGACCCGGGAGGAACTGATTAAAAGATTTGTGGCAGTAGAGTTTAACCGCTTCCTGAACTATTATAAGGATATTCCGGATTTAGACAACCTGCAAAAGAACTCCGCCAAAGAAATAAAAGATAAACGTGGATTTGTATTTAGTACATTTCGCTTAAGTATTGGCTATAGCGCAGGCCTTAGCAAACGTGAGTTAATGAAATACATCAACAGCTTGCGTATAGGCAGAGGCATCGAGATTGGCAGGATAGATATTTTTGGCGATTACAGCTTGATAGATTTGGATTCTCGCTACGAAACAGATATGCTAAAAGCAATAGAACGAACAAGCTACAAAACTCATAATGTTCATGCGAGTATAGCTCCCCGTCATAGACAGAATTCCGATCAAGCAGCCGTAAATGCGCCCAAATTACGTAGTAATAACGCCAAGAAAAATCTCGGGGCAGAACGATCCGGCAAAAAGAGAAGCTTTTCAAAAAGTAGAAATCAATCCACAGATAAGCCTGCAAAACCCCGTAGAAGCCGATAAAAATATTGACATATATCTTTTAGAAATATATGTTGAAAACATAAATATATAAGGAGTTAACATGAAAAAGATGATCATTTTGCTTCTCGTGATGGTTGCTATTTTCGCATTAGCTGCCTGCGGAAACAAAGCAGAAAGCACAGCAAAAGCATTCTTTA encodes:
- a CDS encoding HAD family phosphatase, whose protein sequence is MTIKAIIFDLDGTLIDSMGLWRQVDEEFLTSRGVAVPEDLFDNLPQGNSFIQTAQYFRDRFGLGESVEEIMQIWTNLVAEHYSNSIQLKAGAKQLLELLSQAHIQIGLATSNSYELARKALTFNGVWQHFACVSSGDMELRGKPFPDIFLNCARLLKLESSQCVAIEDTLSGVQAAQAAGMHTLAIYDEDSIRHHEQIRTVADAFCQNYKEVLQEIRKLRVEI
- a CDS encoding DEAD/DEAH box helicase — protein: MTKFTDMTLPEPILRAAHNLGFENPTPIQEIVIPWLMDSNSDLIAVAQTGTGKTAAFGFPLLSATDIEKSEVQSIILCPTRELCLQITKDLESYAKYMTRIRIAAIYGGASIMRQKDALRTGIHIVVGTPGRVNDMIRQGALKLEHVSRLVLDEADEMLNMGFKEELTQIMSHIPAERQTMLFSATMPKEVEKLASAFMQDPHRLSVGNEHKGAENILHYYYKVQARDKYLALKRIADMSPNIYGIVFCKTRKETQEIADKLQHDGYNADALHGDLSQGQRELVMSRFRSRFVPLLIATDVAARGLDVDDLTHIINFQVPLDPDIYIHRSGRTGRAGKSGVSITIMHNKEISALRAVEKRLGHPIVWQKVPGGREICEKQLFHFIDGVERVEINQDEMESFMGNVFKKLSWMTREELIKRFVAVEFNRFLNYYKDIPDLDNLQKNSAKEIKDKRGFVFSTFRLSIGYSAGLSKRELMKYINSLRIGRGIEIGRIDIFGDYSLIDLDSRYETDMLKAIERTSYKTHNVHASIAPRHRQNSDQAAVNAPKLRSNNAKKNLGAERSGKKRSFSKSRNQSTDKPAKPRRSR